The Megalops cyprinoides isolate fMegCyp1 chromosome 19, fMegCyp1.pri, whole genome shotgun sequence genome has a window encoding:
- the LOC118794024 gene encoding proteoglycan 4-like, whose protein sequence is MKPDGVTTVMIKSMESGTEPAVQTGSMGEETQQAPPPPQLTEDEKSKPEMGPSAAKVGKSSKPGDLKAKTKDPTKTKAGPPGSKTTGTSGPRSRPSTAQNRTTENRTANTIQKPLTNGVAKKATTTAPEKKKATPTTAPSKTPVGTAGSPANAADRKPIGAIKSASSPSVTNSDKTTLLNKREPVESSGNAKTKTKLTGPRRMSTALSKSSSASTTKPDRPLVSKTTRPATASPALRPMATATAMKVSPSPSKPSPSRPGSAVPSAGQTTATQPPKPMAPVKKDVSNPTAEKLSATSICPSPAKASKPGTPKSVALGRSNSTPKKPVSSGKVGEAKPRQPKQQEPKPPAASRGPKHAAGKATTLSPKKAVGSSTPMPVKRGPKCTQTPTAMNAREEVEAAIPAAEATTVCTVLAAATSAAVTAAGPITAAATASVAEMAVAAVATVGSRSPVKSDVVTQDKLEPELELVHLPFLAVVLGARNTPSPRPAVQPVDEPAGAVSVLEVHPRIH, encoded by the exons ATGAAACCAGATGGGGTTACCACAGTGATGATAAAGTCCATGGAATCGGGCACTGAGCCTGCAGTGCAAACAGGATCCATGGGGGAGGAAACCCAgcaagcccctcccccaccacaacTGACAGAAGATGAAAAGAGCAAGCCAGAAATGGGACCCTCTGCTGCCAAGGTGGGGAAGAGCAGCAAGCCTGGAGACCTCAAAGCAAAGACCAAAGACCCCACCAAAACGAAGGCTGGACCTCCTGGATCAAAGACCACAGGAACGTCTGGTCCCAGGTCTCGGCCCAGCACCGCACAGAACCGAACCACAGAGAATCGTACTGCTAACACCATCCAGAAGCCGCTGACAAATGGAGTGGCAAAGAAAGCCACTACCACAGCTCCTGAGAAGAAGaaggccacacccaccacagCCCCATCTAAAACACCTGTGGGCACAGCAGGCTCACCAGCTAACGCAGCTGACAGGAAGCCCATAGGAGCCATTAAGTCtgcctcttctccctctgtgaCCAACAGCGACAAAACCACATTGCTAAACAAGAGGGAACCTGTTGAATCTAGTGGCAATGCCAAAACCAAGACCAAACTTACAG GTCCCAGGCGTATGTCCACCGCCCTCTCCAAATCCAGCAGTGCTTCCACGACCAAACCTGATAGGCCACTCGTTTCCAAGACAACCAG GCCAGCCACAGCTTCCCCAGCACTCCGCCCCATGGCCACAGCAACTGCAATGAAAGTATCCCCCTCCCCATCCAAACCATCCCCCTCTAGGCCTGGCAGCgcagtgccctctgctggccaaaccacagccacacagcctcCCAAGCCCATGGCTCCTGTGAAGAAAG ATGTCAGCAATCCAACAGCCGAGAAGCTGTCAGCAACCTCCATCTGCCCCTCCCCCGCCAAGGCCTCTAAGCCAGGAACTCCCAAATCAGTGGCCTTGGGCAGGTCCAACTCCACCCCGAAGAAGCCAGTGTCCAGTGGCAAAGTGGGAGAAGCCAAGCCCAGACAGCCCAAGCAGCAGGAGCCAAAGCCCCCTGCAGCATCGCGGGGACCAAAACATGCTGCAGGGAAGGCCACCACTTTGAGCCCCAAGAAGGCTGTGGGAAGCAGCACCCCCATGCCAGTGAAGCGTGGacccaaatgcacacagaccCCCACTGCCATGAACGCCAGGGAGGAGGTGGAAGCGGCCATTCCCGCTGCTGAGGCTACCACCGTGTGTACTGTGCTGGCTGCTGCCACATCTGCTGCTGTGACGGCTGCTGGCCCCATTACTGCAGCAGCCACTGCTTCTGTTGCTGAGATGGCAGTGGCTGCAGTTGCCACAGTGGGTTCAAGGTCCCCTGTGAAGTCAGATGTGGTCACGCAAGACAAGCTGGAGCCAGAGCTGGAGCTGGTCCACTTGCCATTTCTTGCAGTGGTCCTGGGGGCCAGAAACACCCCCTCACCCCGGCCTGCTGTCCAGCCTGTTGATGAGCCTGCTGGTGCTGTGTCAGTCTTGG AAGTCCATCCCAGAATCCACTAg
- the LOC118795016 gene encoding proline-, glutamic acid- and leucine-rich protein 1-like: MPLMDEYCSGSADEAGRVWWAGKWDSEEARYSQQGTSEVSVHTNREELSADSASLPVNEEEEKEEKEQGFDMDMSLGQMDQLCRVGQEEEEDDEDVEMVMTASYRNASKDDLTEDWLSSPNAVLVPPVPLARPWGQTSPLVDPWAEPTGLTPHHWAVDPVAAVPPAQAWLKFSSTSLRPEAEEFYPQYTAPTWSPDPLAPLALNMCSTLSGPEPAVHNSSKTSSPEELLDFDSSSGVESQSVEKQRTPLPPLQADVEPDLGIHLEQGDEEEEAKTLPADKVLGGPPTAPMSAPSSPSACDKASDAEGKTWAGDQRGYRFTNLEEAEEDGSKPQSANLAKSYAVDSNALSITESCVQSPGIFSLENEDNLPEEAKNSSLICELTLLGGATNTPPGSQVNLLPLDLSNAPEPQYMLCGKPGAELASPGARGGAAQLEAGLLLSPHGEGPEAQPLYYSAICDNTDSVLAGNV; encoded by the coding sequence ATGCCCCTCATGGATGAGTACTGTAGTGGGTCAGCAGATGAGGCAGGCAGAGTTTGGTGGGCAGGCAAGTGGGACTCTGAGGAAGCAAGGTATAGCCAGCAGGGCACATCAGAGGTGAGCGTGCACACCAacagagaggagctgtcagCAGACTCAGCCAGCCTCCCTGtcaatgaggaagaggagaaagaggagaaagagcaaGGGTTTGACATGGACATGAGTTTGGGGCAGATGGATCAGCTCTGCAGAGtggggcaggaggaagaggaggatgatgaagaTGTAGAGATGGTCATGACAGCAAGCTACAGGAATGCCAGCAAGGATGACCTTACCGAGGACTGGCTGAGCAGCCCCAATGCTGTCCTAGTGCCCCCAGTCCCACTTGCCAGGCCCTGGGGGCAGACCAGCCCCCTGGTGGACCCATGGGCAGAGCCCACTGGTCTCACGCCACACCACTGGGCTGTTGATCCTGTAGCAGCTGTACCTCCTGCACAGGCTTGGCTGAAGTTTAGTTCCACCTCCCTCCGCCCTGAGGCTGAGGAGTTTTACCCACAGTACACTGCCCCCACATGGTCCCCTGACCCCCTTGCCCCTCTGGCACTGAACATGTGCAGCACGCTGAGTGGGCCTGAGCCGGCGgtgcacaacagcagcaagacCAGCTCACCGGAGGAGCTGCTGGACTTTGACAGCAGCTCAGGGGTGGAGTCACAGTCCGTGGAGAAACAGCGCACTCCCCTGCCCCCGCTGCAGGCTGACGTGGAGCCGGACCTTGGCATCCACCTGGAGCAGGGTGACGAAGAGGAAGAGGCCAAGACCCTGCCTGCCGACAAGGTCCTGGGAGGACCCCCTACTGCCCCCATGTCtgccccctcctcaccctccgCCTGCGACAAGGCCAGTGACGCAGAGGGCAAAACGTGGGCAGGTGACCAGCGTGGGTACAGATTCACCAACCTTGAGGAAGCTGAGGAGGATGGGAGCAAGCCCCAGTCAGCCAATTTGGCCAAGTCCTACGCCGTCGACTCCAACGCCCTCTCCATCACTGAGAGCTGCGTCCAGAGCCCTGGGATCTTCTCCCTGGAGAACGAGGACAATCTGCCCGAGGAGGCCAAGAACTCTTCCCTCATCTGTGAACTCACCCTACTGGGCGGAGCTACCAACACCCCGCCAGGTTCCCAGGTCAATTTGCTCCCCCTAGACCTGTCCAATGCCCCAGAGCCCCAGTACATGCTCTGTGGGAAGCCGGGGGCAGAGCTGGCTTCCCCTGGTGCCAGGGGTGGGGCCGCACAACTGGAGGCTGGTCTGCTGCTCTCCCCCCATGGAGAGGGCCCAGAAGCTCAGCCGCTGTACTACTCCGCCATTTGCGATAACACTGATAGCGTGCTGGCAGGTAACGTATAG